CGCTGAATTGAACCAACACCCATTCTGAGCTTAACCCAACACTGGGCTGGACCACTCTACTGCCTCAGTCTGAGCTGGACTCCTACTCTGGGTGGACCATCTCCCCTTGTCTGAACTACCCACACCTCTGGTCTTCCCCAGGCCCCCAAGGCCAGGGTTGTTAGTAAGGGAGGGGTTTCCAGGGCCAGCCAGGGGTCCACAGACTCTTCCTTGCCACCTGTTCCCTAAACCCCACTGCAGCCCTTCCCTGGCTTGAGGGGCAGACAGTGCCTGGGAAGTTGCTATGGCAACAGGGCTCAGCCTCACCATCGTTGGGGTTGGAAGCCATCATTCAGTCTTCCTCTCAGGGCACCAAGACTACGGTGGCTGGGAAGGCTCATGAGACCTGCTGTACCAGCTTGGTTACCCATCCCCAATGCCCTATCTAtagggggaggcagggagtttggggggtggtggcaggAAGAGAAACCTAACTTAGGGACCAacgggtgcaggggagggacagataggaCCCTCCAGCTTCTGTAGGCCTTCCTGGCTGAGGAAAAAGCTGCCTTGACAGGACCCTCTTGGGCACCCGTACAACTGCCTGACAGGTGTTTGCCTCTCAGACAGACTTCTGAAGGATGTTACAGGGCCCCAATTCTTCCCAGCCAGGGACCTCTTGGGGACACTTCTCAGAGAGCCTGGATTTGCTTGTCCCTGGGACCTGGAGGGGTATCCGGGGGCTCCCTCTCACcagccctgccccttctcctgcgGGCCAGCTCCCAGGGGTGCCTACGGCCAGTGCCAGCCAAGGCCTGAGCTCCACTTGGCCGCCTGTCCCTGGGCCTCTTGGGACCACTGCCTTCTCTCAGTTCTCCAGCTTGCTCAGACCCCTGGGCTTGCTCTTCTTCTACGCTCTCTTAGCATCTTACTCAGGCCCCTGCCAATGGCTTTGGCATCTTTGTGTACAGATTTCCCCCGCCCCATCCCAGGGCTTGTTCTagatccctgccctcctgggaggAAGCTGACACTGTCCTGCCCTGCCGTGGAGACAGCAGCACGGGGGCTGCAGGATGCCTAAGTGGTGCCTGCGGTGGCTTGGgcattttccttccccaggtcaggctGGCAGCTGACAGATGAAATTCAGGTGCCCCCTGCAGGCTGGCCTGGctactgcccccgcccccaccggcaCCCCACCATAGTTAACAGGAGGGCAAATTTTGTCTAATTCCATCCTTTTGGAATCAGAGCCTCGGAGCAAAAAGGGGCTTCCTCTCTCACcttatttccttctctgagaGCCCCTGCAAATCTCTGGAAGGAAGTACAGCTTGTGGCATTTCCCAAAGTATGCCCAGGGTCCCATTGGTAGGGCATAAAATCATTTTAGAGATGTTTCGTTTGTCCAGTTATGTTATGTTTTAATGTGTATCACAGAGACTAGAACTGGCACAGCGGtctcatgatttcatttatatgattgCCTAGGACAGATCAAAGTTTGCATCTGAATGAAAGTGGCTCgaaacttcattattttcaattaagaaaatgtaAGTGAAGAGAGTAAAAATCAGGGAGGCACCTTGAGAATATCTGGGGTGGGAAATTCTGGGGTCCAGGAAGCTGGCTGCTAAGTGGATCTGGATGTGAATCCTGCCTCTTTGACATCCTCCGTGTCAAACTCGGCGTGTTTGGAAAACTCAGATAAAACTCCTATAAAAATCACTCAAGCGGACGGATCTATGGAGACCATTTAGCCTGGCACATCCTAGATGCCCAACAAATAGGAGCTCTATTTCATTGTGACAGTCCACTCCTGGGTGTCTAGCCCGCGCTCTGGGAGAATTAGCGGTTCCTTCCAGAGCCTCTGATCTTTTTCTCGGGGTGGGGGAGATACTTTTCCCTGGGTAGCTTCCTGCCCCACACTGCATGTGTTTGATACGCCTTGAAAGTTTTCCAGGACTATGTCATCTCCCCAACTTTCAACTGAGCTACTTCAATATATCGCTTGCCTGCCTCTACCTTCTACCTCCCAGCCAGCCTCACCTGCTgggggcccagcccctccccctctgcctagTCCCCTCCGAGCTCATGCCCAGACCTTTTTTGGTCACTACCCACCTGCTCTTCTGTCATCAAGCGCTCAGCTACAGGCACTTGCCTCCCTGTCCCCCGCCCATTGGTGACATGTCAGGCCTTCTCATGGCTGCTTGGTGATTCTGAGTTCTGCCATTTGAATCCGCGTGGAAATAAAGTTCCCTGGGTTTCATGCCTGGATCCTTCTGGGAGGGGGTATTCAAAGGACTCAGATGCAGGGGTCTGAGACCGGAAATTGGGAAGGGTGTATTTGGACACGGCCTCTCTTTTCAGCTCTGACTATTTCTGAGTAACTGGAAGGGGACCCTAGCTAGGCTCCAGCCATAGGTCTGGAGTGATGACATTTTAAGAGTTGGAGGAACTGAGGAAGGGGCTTGAGGCCATTTCTGAAGGCATTTCCAGAATGCAgacaaaatacatacagaatctCTCTGGGACAAAAAGGCCAACACAATTTGGGGGCTGAGGGGGAAACAGACTTCTCTCTGGCTAAGTCCTGGGAATGATCAGAATCTATTTGTCCCTTGGCAAAGCAAGTCATTAGATATCACTCACTACTCTCCCCACTGTCAAGCCTCAAGTCCCCTTTCTCACCATCCCAGCTCAAGCTGAATGAGCCCTGCTAAACCCAGGCACTTCATACCCCACTTTTCATCCTGAGCCAGGAGCGGGTGAAGAAGTCCTGGGAACTGGGTGAATGACAGCGCCTCACTTGTGAAACAACCATTTATTTAGGGGCACTCCAAGAAGTCTAGAGCTCACGGCACACCAGGAAATAGGAAGGGGCTTTGCTgctgcccccctacccccaaccCAGGAAAGAAGATGCAATGACTCCCAGCAAGATGGGCCCAACTTGGCTTTGGAAGCCCTGAAGCAGTTCTCTAGGTTCACAAACAGTCTGCTACCCCAGCAAGGGACAGACGTTTGCTTGGAGGAGGGAACAcaagcagagaggcagagtgacaggatgagagaggggcagagggacccaGAAAGATCCTGTCCCCCATGCCAAGTGACACACAAGGGAAAAACAATGCTGGAGGTGGCTCTGGGAAATGCTTAAGGGGGGCAGAGTGGGTTTGGAGGGGGGCTGTGATAAGGTGaaaaggggaagggcaggagaaagatggcgggggctggaggggggaggggtgtggtcAATAAGTGGCCAAGGTCCCTGCGGGGTGGAGGCAGACCCCACAGCACTCCCAAACTGGCAGAAGCCTTGGTCAGGGTCTGGTAGTGGGTCCCATCAGTGGGAGAGGTGAGTGAGGAAGTGGGGGGATTAGAATCTGGGAAGAGGGGCCtggaaaggagggggtggggtggtgacagggccccatgtggggccccaGCGGTCATACGTGCCTTGGTTGGCAGTGacagctgggtggggggggggcacagtctTTGCGGTGGGGGGTGGCCTTTGGCAAAGAGGCCCCTTCGGGGGTCTTCTGCGGGCTCTGGGCCCCAACCTTGgacaggcagggagaaggggtgctgggggatgagcagagagaaatggggggggggcgtaGGAGGAGGGGCCAGGCGGTGATGGACAGGGTGGGGGCTGGCAGCGCGAGGCCGGGATCGGGGTCATGGCCCGGGCACTCACCGCTCTCCTGCTCGCTGCCCTTCTTGGCGGCTGCGGCGTTGCCCATCGCGGCGACGGCGGCCGGGGCCGGTCCCGGAGCTGCGGCGCGGCGGGTGCTGGCGGCGGCCGGCGGCCCCGGAGCGCgctgggcggcggcggcggcccctcGGGTTGGCTGCGCTGGCTGCGGCGCCGCGACCCCCGCCCAGCCCCTGCTTCCCGCGTCTctccgcgcccgcccgcccgggaACCTCAGCCCAAGTCCGCTGCTGCTGTCCGTGACGCCCCCGCAGCCCTCCGCTCATTGGCCTAGGCCGCCCTGAGTGACGGCGCCGCGCCGCTGCCCATTGGCCCTACACGACCCTCCCGAGCCTCCATAGGCCCTCGGCTCCGTGACGCGCTCCGCGGACGCCCCACCACTCGCGAGCTTGCGAGGCCTCAGCTGGGCGGGCCGGCGCACCTGATTGGCTAAGGTTCCCGACAGGGCCCTTGGCCAGCCCACCGAGGCCGCCAATTGGCGGAGGCGAGCCGTCCGGCCAACCCCCCGCAGAACGTTCAGTGTCAATCCCGGGGTGAGAGGGCGGGGCGGAGATGCAGCCTACTGCCCGGGCCGGCCGGGCGGGGCGGCAGAGGCTGGCGGGCAGCCGCGCCGCGCTCGAGGCCCAGGAGGCGGTCCAGGCGAGCGCCCGCCTGGCCTCGTACGCGCCGCAGTCCCCCGCCTCCGCTCAGTGCGGCAGCGGCCGCCGGCCAGCCGAGGTTGGCGCCagggcctccccccaccctcccggcGCAGCCTCTGTCCAcctgccagcgggggaggggtgcggcGGGCGCCTCGGGTCAGAGGTCGCCGGGCCGCAGGCAGTCGTCATTCATAAGGCCTGGCGCAGGATATCAGGGTCCAGGCCGAGGAGCCTTCTGGGTCTCCCCCAGCCACAGCCAGATCTTCAGGAGGATGCTGGGCCCCGGGAACAGGGGATGGTTGGAAGGGGGCTCTGTGTCTATCCCTTTGCTGGGCATCTACCCTGGGCTTGTGCGCGTCAGTAGTAAGAGCTGGCACTCATTAAATAACTTTTCACCACACTCCTCTCACGGAGGTACTATTAgcatcactcccattttacagatgagtctGGGGCATAGCCAGGCTCAGGATTCCTTTTATCCCAGAGCAATAAAGATGACCATTTTTCTGGGTGCCCTTTTAAAACACAGCCTGAGGTCAGTTTCTCTCTGCcacactactgacatttggggcagGGTCATACTTTGTTGGGGAAGGGGGCTGTCTTGCACACTGAAGGTTTAAAGGCATCCTGTCTCTATCCACTGGATGCCAGTAGAAGCCCCCCTACCCCCCCGCAACCATCTCCAGACATTGTTAAATTTCCCCCCACTTGAGAAACACTACAGAAGACCCAAACAGAAGGTGccaagaggggaggggggctggatgAGCCAGCTATCTTGACTCAGAGGGCTAGCTAGTCTCAGGTCTACGAGCCAATTTGCTGTCCTGCCTATAGGCTTCTACAACCTGCACCCTATCCAGTAGCTGTCTGCACCCATGTTCCTAGGTCCACCAGTTTCTGGGAGGTAAGTGTCTGGGCACTTCTGTGAATTATGGGGAAATGGCTCACCAGCCAGACCAGTCTACCCTGGGCTGTGGGGTtacaaagtaaagtaaaatttagTATGTTGCTGTGTGTGTCCTTGGAGCATGATGTTAACTTCTTCCTGTGGGTCAAGGTCAAAGTCTAAAAACTCACTGGTTATGCTCTATCCGGAACAGCTGGGTTGCTTAACTTTTGACAAAGAAAAATCCCTCCTTGAACCTCAGTCTGGAGTACAATTAGGTAACCAATTAAGACTAGGGTAAGAAGCTAAGCAAGGGAACACAGGACAGTCAACCCACTGTCTGGGGCAAGAGCCCCCTCAGCATGTCACGAGGAGAGATGGACAAGAGATGGTCAGCCCACCTaagacaaaagcagaaacagtcTAGAtgaagtgctttttatttttagaccAACCAAACATGTTTAATATAAAAACCTTTTAATATACAAACTGCAATCACAACAGCATCCACGTAGCAGCGAGAGGGCCGGGCGTGGCAGGGGCAGCATGGCAGGAGGAGAGGTTTCCAGAGTCCCTACTGTTTCCTGTGCCTGTAGTCTTGTCTGTGGCCTGAGAGCATGAGGTCTTTGCAGAGGGGCCCGATGCCGACACCGAGATGGACAGAGCACAGCGGACTCCTCCAACATGCCATCCTCCCACTGTGACAGCCTCCAGGGAAAGCCAGATCCAGTTAGGAGATGACAGGAAGGTGGCTGTGACTGAGAGTTGGACTATCATTCCTCAGCATCCTGCTGAGCACAGCTTTGGGAACAGAGGTTTTCCAGAGGCTGTTGGattaaaaagacctaaaaactgtCCTGGAAGGACAGAAATTATGTCCAAGTCCACCTTCTAACCAAGATTTCTTGCCTGTGACTCCAAAAAGCTGGGTGGATCTGCTCAGATGTTTGGGAAGGGACAGGAATGACAGCCTTTGTCTCAATAGTGCTGGAGCCTTGCCAGACATTGACCAAGAAAGTCtcaaggcagggcagggaggtctGTGGGAAGAATTTTGGGTCAGTGGTATTCACAGGACCATGGTGGCACAAAGGCCTGCAGGCGGAATTTATAGTGTGtgtggaaaggagaaaagacacaagtcacaaagaattaaaaactgaAGTACCCGCTTCCTACAGGCCTGGGCAGTAGAGGTAAGATGATCCTTCTGGGTCAGGGTTGGGAGAGACCTGAGGCCCGCTCCTTCCTCAGAGCCATGTCTGCCTAGCCTTGGTGTATTTGATGGCCCCAGAGTCCTCCAGATGGCCTCCATGGGACTGTCTGGGAGGCCCACGTGTCCCCTCCAGATGCTCTAGGAGACTGGCCACAATCCCAGCTGGGCTCAGGTTGGGCCTGGATCCCTGCAGCTAGATGCAGTCCATGGAATTCTCGGGGAGGAGGCCAGGAATGCAGCCAGGGAGACCCAAGCCCTTGATGGGAGCACAGCTGAGGGGGAGGCCACAGCCCAGGGCAGGGTCCTGGTTCTCTATGGCTTCTAGACTGTCCATGTTGTTGTCCCAGTTGATGTGGAAGCGGGTCACGCGGGGGTTCGAGGCCAAGATGTTCCTCTGGAGCTGGGGCAGAAAGACGAATGTCAACCCTTGTCGGCATGCCCTCTCATTACTCCCGCAGAGCCGGGGCCCCCCCAAAGCCCTGCCCCAAAGTTAGGAAGAACAGATCTCACTTATTCCATCTCCATCAACAACTACATGTAGAACTCCAGGGAGCGCCTGTGTACCATGACTTAGGGCTGGGACCTATCTAATCTTGATTCTGCGAGGGGTGCTTCTGAGAAACAAAAGACCTTTCTCTCTCCAGTTCTAGTCTGGAGCTGCAAGATCTGAGGATGGCTTGGAAACCTTCAGAAGTGACCTTGGCTCCCAGTTCCAATGAGTCAACTCCCCCAGGTGCAAAGGAGCCAGCCTGTCTGAAGCAGGAAGTGCAGAGACAAGCCCCACCTGAGAGAAGTCTGGCTTCAGGGGTGGGTTCTCCCGCAGCTCTGGATTGGGGTATTCGTTGTTGACATAGTAGCCCACACGGATGAACTCCTGTCCGTGGTACGTGCAGGTGATGAGGACCACGGTCACACCCACGGCATCGGTCTCGGGGATGAGGGATGGGTTGGGGGCATCCGCCTAGAGGAAACACATCCTGGGCCTTAGTACTGATTGCACAGCCACACCTCAACCAGGAATACAATGATTTTCAAGCAACACATATTTTACTGAGCCAAAGTATGGTCTCTGCCAACGGGAGTTTTTAATCGAGTGGGGAAGACAGAATCAATCCTGCAAATGCCTGTAAAATGCTCAGTGTGACAAGTGCCACAAAGAAGGAAGTGGTGCTGAGGAGTGTAGTCAGCAGGGGGGAGGGCAGCATAAGATAAGGCTGAACAGGTGGGCAGGTTGGTACCAGGCCACCCAGGGTCTTTTGGACCAGTTAAAGGCTCAGGAAAGACCAAGAATGTTTAGCAGGAGATAAGGGGTCTGTGAAGAAGactggcaggggtgcctgggtggctcagctggttaagggtctgacttgagctcaggccatgatctcatggttcctgagttcgagccctgtgtcgggccccttccctgcttatgctcgctcttacagaaattaaaaattaaaaaaaaattttttttcaaaattgagtcaactctcagggcgcctggtggctcagtctgttagttggttaggcgtccaacctcggctcaggtcatgatctcagtccatgggtttgagccctgcgtagggctgtgctgacagctcagagcctagagcctgcttcggattctgtgtctctgcctctgcccctcccctgcttgtgctgtctctctctctcaaaaataaacattaaaaaaaaaaaaaaaaaaggagtggcagTGTGGGACACTGTGACAGGAGGACGGCCGGCTGCTGTTAGAGCAGGGATACTGGGCAGGAGGTTACAGTAGTCATCCTGGAGCAGGGACAAACTTAAACCAGGAAGTAGAGGACAGACGTGGATAGATTTGGGGTGTGTTGTTATGGACAGGAGCAGCTGTGTAACGGGTGCAAAATGAAACCAATACAACCAAATGAAACATGGGGTCCCTTGTTCACAAGTTAGTAAGTTTCAGCCAGCGACAGCAGAACATTGTGCCGGGTGCAAGGCCCTTGTGGCTGCACGGGCCGAATGCTCGGGACGCCAGCCCTGCTTGTGGAGTGGAGTAGGCGGGCTCACTGGGGCCTGGATACAGGTGGATGAGGTAACACCTCCTAACAGCACGAAATGGAGTTGCTTGgactggggtgggaggagcagagggggaggtaGGTGAGGATTTGAGCAAAGCCTCTCAAACTTCAGGGAGCGTTAAGAATTGCCCTGTACCTGTGCTCCTGCAGCCCCTGTGGCACTGGATTAGAGTCATGTAGCAGCTATAGTGAATCTTCATTTGTGAATTCGCCTTCTTGCTAATTAGTAGTAGTTACCTGTAACCTCAAAATTGGGGTGTTTTCGTGGTCATTTGAAGACATGCACAGAGTGGGGAAAAATCTTGAGTTGTCTGATGTACGTGTTCCCAGGGGAGGTTATCACCTCACCTCATCTCAGCACATATTGTAAATGAGCATCCTTTTTGTGGTCTTTTTAATGCCACGTTTCTCACATTTtggtgctttttgttggtgattttgcaGTTTAAGATGGCcaccagaggtgcctgggtggctcagttggttgagcgtccaacttcggctcagatcatgatctcacggttcgtgagttcaagccccgcgtcggctcactgctgccagtgtgaggcctgctttggatcctctgtccccctccttctccgcctctcccccacccatgtgcgtgcgtgtctctctctctctctctcaaaaataaacaaacattaaaaaaaaaaaaaaaggccactggggcgcctgggtggcagttggttaagtgtccgactttggctcaggtcatgatctcacggttagtgagtttgagccccacgtcaggctctgtgctgacagtgtggagccgtggagtgtggagcctgctgcttcagattctgtgtctccctctctctctgcccctcccccctctcactgtctctgtctcaaaaataaacaaaaaaaaaaaaaaaaaaaaaaaggccaccaAGCATAGTGCTTACTACTGTCTAGGGTCCCTAAGGGCAAGAAGGTGatgatgtgccttatggagaaaatacgtGTGTTAGATAAGCCTTTTTCAGGCATGAGTTACAGTGCTGTTGGCCAGGAGGTCAATGGGAATGAATCAACAATAATACTAAATAAAGGGTctttaaacaaacacacataaaacaagctTACGTGTTTACTGGTTGACAGAAATAGGACTTGTAGGAACCTAATCCGTATTTCTTGCAGGGGCAATGGTTCGGTATTCGTTAATTCAGCATTTACAGCGACCTTCTGGAACATAACTCCCGTGAATAAGGAGAATCGACTGTGAATCAGTGGCTCATGGTGACAACGATGACACagaggtggaggaaagggaaacgTGTGAAGTACTTCTGAGAGGTCAGACAGTTCTTGAAAGCAAGAGCCAGAATTCTGAACCTGAACCACTGAACCACACCGTGTGCTTTTGGACAGAAGAGGAGAATTCTAGGTGCCGAAGCCTCAGGCCTTGTCTCTCTTACCTGAAAGATGAACATGTGTCTCCCTGCTGGAACAGGCCCAACCAGCACGGAGTCTAGGATTTGATCAAACTCCTCACTCTCCGCT
This DNA window, taken from Panthera tigris isolate Pti1 chromosome A2, P.tigris_Pti1_mat1.1, whole genome shotgun sequence, encodes the following:
- the ASF1B gene encoding histone chaperone ASF1B; its protein translation is MAKVSVLNVAVLENPSPFHSPFRFEISFECSEALADDLEWKIIYVGSAESEEFDQILDSVLVGPVPAGRHMFIFQADAPNPSLIPETDAVGVTVVLITCTYHGQEFIRVGYYVNNEYPNPELRENPPLKPDFSQLQRNILASNPRVTRFHINWDNNMDSLEAIENQDPALGCGLPLSCAPIKGLGLPGCIPGLLPENSMDCI